The following are encoded in a window of Bacillus sp. SORGH_AS_0510 genomic DNA:
- a CDS encoding DUF6509 family protein produces MITLNITGHEVEKLEDPFGLLSGERYEFFLELEIDEEDELYSENGIGLKVIYVTDENEDKITNYYFYERGSEKVLDFALEVDEEALVLSYCKENAVD; encoded by the coding sequence ATGATCACCTTGAATATTACTGGTCATGAAGTAGAAAAGCTAGAAGATCCGTTCGGTTTACTTTCGGGTGAACGATATGAATTTTTCCTAGAGCTTGAAATTGATGAAGAGGACGAACTTTATTCCGAGAATGGCATCGGATTAAAAGTTATTTACGTTACGGATGAAAACGAAGATAAGATTACAAACTACTATTTTTATGAACGCGGCAGTGAAAAAGTTCTTGATTTTGCTTTAGAAGTTGACGAAGAAGCTTTGGTTTTATCCTACTGTAAAGAAAACGCTGTTGATTAG
- a CDS encoding DeoR/GlpR family DNA-binding transcription regulator: MLTPERHRIILQLLKEKSIVKIHEVMELTNSSESTIRRDFSQLEEQRFLKRIHGGASRLQGKLQEPSMIEKSTKNLQEKRLIAKYAAELVDEGDTIYLDAGSTLLEMIEFLPNKDIVVVTNGLMHVEPLLNKRITTYLIGGLIKPNTNAFIGRGALESLDLYRFDKCFMGVNGIHSQLGFTTPDQEEAMVKQKAISLSREAYVLADNSKFAEISFARIADLHEATILTNELEKEIAEQYRTKTSIKVVTS, encoded by the coding sequence GTGTTAACACCAGAAAGGCATCGAATTATTCTTCAATTATTGAAAGAAAAAAGTATAGTAAAGATTCATGAGGTAATGGAGCTTACGAATTCCTCAGAATCAACGATTCGGAGAGATTTTTCCCAGCTAGAGGAGCAAAGGTTTTTAAAGAGGATTCACGGGGGAGCCTCCAGATTACAAGGCAAACTTCAAGAGCCAAGTATGATTGAGAAATCTACCAAAAACCTTCAAGAAAAAAGGTTAATAGCAAAATATGCTGCTGAATTAGTTGATGAGGGAGATACAATTTATTTAGATGCAGGTTCAACATTACTAGAAATGATCGAATTCTTGCCAAATAAAGATATTGTTGTGGTTACCAATGGTTTGATGCATGTAGAACCTTTATTAAATAAAAGAATCACCACCTACTTGATTGGTGGATTAATAAAGCCAAACACCAATGCTTTCATTGGTAGAGGTGCTTTAGAGAGTCTTGATTTATATCGGTTTGATAAGTGTTTTATGGGGGTCAATGGTATACATTCACAACTTGGCTTTACTACACCTGATCAAGAAGAGGCAATGGTAAAACAAAAAGCGATATCTCTTTCTAGAGAGGCTTATGTTTTAGCAGATAACTCAAAGTTCGCTGAAATATCATTTGCAAGAATTGCCGACCTTCATGAAGCAACCATATTAACGAATGAATTAGAGAAAGAAATCGCGGAGCAATATCGCACTAAAACATCAATAAAGGTAGTGACATCATGA
- the pfkB gene encoding 1-phosphofructokinase has translation MIYTLTLNPSVDYIVQLDSFQLGELNRTVSETKFPGGKGINVSRVLKQFGAKSKALGFIGGFTGSYIEQFLQNENIETNFVAVSEDTRINIKLKTGTESEINAKGPKISEDDFKRLKSQIGKLDAKDLLVLAGSIPSSLPKTTYEELVKICKENGTPFVVDAEGELLKKVLSYEPFLIKPNHHELGELFDTTITCVEEVIPYAQKLVEMGAKNVIVSLAGDGAVLINKEIVLFAEVPKGVVKNSVGAGDSMVAGFVAAYQTTSTIAEAFQYSVASGSATAFSLGLCTREKIEELLPQVRIREIK, from the coding sequence ATGATCTACACATTAACTTTAAATCCATCAGTTGATTATATTGTTCAACTCGATAGCTTTCAATTAGGTGAATTAAATCGTACAGTCAGTGAAACAAAGTTTCCTGGAGGTAAGGGCATCAATGTATCAAGGGTTTTAAAGCAATTCGGAGCAAAGAGTAAAGCTCTTGGGTTTATTGGCGGTTTTACTGGCTCATACATTGAACAATTTCTTCAAAATGAGAATATTGAGACAAATTTTGTAGCTGTGTCAGAAGATACCCGTATAAATATCAAGCTTAAAACAGGAACAGAATCAGAAATAAATGCGAAAGGACCAAAAATTTCTGAAGATGATTTCAAGCGACTAAAGTCTCAGATTGGAAAATTAGATGCGAAGGATTTATTGGTATTGGCTGGAAGCATCCCTTCCTCATTACCCAAAACCACATATGAAGAACTTGTTAAAATCTGTAAAGAAAATGGAACTCCATTTGTTGTTGATGCGGAAGGAGAGCTTTTGAAAAAGGTCCTATCCTATGAACCCTTTCTTATTAAACCGAATCATCACGAGCTAGGGGAGTTATTTGATACGACTATTACCTGTGTAGAGGAAGTCATACCCTATGCTCAAAAACTTGTGGAGATGGGTGCAAAGAATGTCATTGTATCTCTTGCAGGAGACGGAGCAGTTTTAATTAATAAGGAAATTGTTTTATTTGCTGAAGTTCCAAAAGGTGTAGTAAAGAACTCTGTTGGTGCCGGTGATTCCATGGTGGCGGGATTTGTAGCCGCTTATCAAACGACATCTACTATTGCTGAGGCATTTCAATATAGTGTTGCTTCTGGGAGTGCTACTGCTTTTTCATTAGGACTATGCACAAGAGAAAAAATAGAGGAACTATTACCACAAGTTCGTATTAGGGAGATCAAGTAA
- a CDS encoding NAD-dependent epimerase/dehydratase family protein, with protein sequence MKQVLVLGGTQFFGKSLVGKLINANIAVTIATRGNSKDPFGDKVERLIIDREDRTSLQRAFEGKSWDVVYDQSCLSPQEAKDAAVSLKGKVKRYIFTSTMAVYDYGEKHKEDNFDPFNFSFQFKTRGEYPGYLGYQEAKRAAEAYLFQETDFDVVAVRFPLVIGKDDYTNRLKFHVDRILSNNPIGIKFPDARYSFITSDEAAEFLLSMGSDAFIGTINPGCKEDISLRDLLGRIEEKIGRSSIITKELSKENASPYGMDGSWSINTDKVNHLGYQFSELKEVLDKLIQYYMSVKV encoded by the coding sequence ATGAAACAGGTACTAGTATTAGGAGGAACACAATTTTTTGGTAAGTCGCTTGTTGGAAAATTAATTAACGCAAACATTGCTGTAACTATAGCTACTCGAGGAAACTCAAAGGATCCTTTTGGTGATAAAGTAGAAAGATTAATTATTGACCGTGAGGACCGAACTTCACTGCAACGTGCCTTTGAAGGGAAAAGTTGGGATGTTGTTTATGATCAATCTTGCCTTTCACCACAAGAAGCAAAAGATGCGGCAGTATCATTAAAGGGAAAGGTTAAGAGGTATATATTTACTTCAACTATGGCTGTTTATGATTATGGTGAAAAGCATAAAGAAGACAACTTTGACCCATTCAACTTTAGTTTTCAATTTAAAACTAGAGGGGAGTATCCTGGTTATTTAGGATACCAAGAGGCAAAGAGGGCAGCTGAAGCTTATTTATTTCAAGAAACAGATTTCGATGTAGTGGCCGTACGTTTTCCACTTGTAATTGGCAAAGATGATTATACAAATAGATTAAAGTTTCATGTAGACAGAATCTTAAGCAATAATCCTATAGGCATTAAATTTCCGGATGCAAGATATAGTTTTATTACCTCTGATGAAGCCGCGGAATTTTTACTGAGTATGGGCAGTGATGCTTTTATAGGGACCATAAACCCTGGGTGTAAAGAGGATATCTCTTTAAGGGATTTGCTTGGAAGAATCGAAGAAAAAATAGGACGCTCCTCCATCATCACGAAAGAATTATCAAAAGAAAATGCTTCACCATATGGTATGGATGGTTCTTGGTCTATTAATACAGATAAAGTGAACCATTTAGGCTATCAATTTAGTGAATTAAAGGAGGTATTAGATAAATTAATACAGTATTATATGAGCGTAAAAGTGTAA
- a CDS encoding nucleoside hydrolase — MAYNVLLFADPGIDDSFAIMYALLNPKINLVGIVSGYGNTPKEQSIRNTAYLLSLAGREDIPIIAGAAGPLSGELVQYYPEIHGKEGLGPIKPPDTLQNVKVFDFNKILEIVNQYKGNIVIVSVGRLTELSLMFIIYGDHALKDVTAFYIMGGAFLVPGNISAEAEANFYVDPIAAYTVMEKAHNIYLHPLNITNKAIVTPELISQLAERSPTPFKPLIKPAFDYYYRAYQTNVPGIKGAPLHDVVPLMALTDPELVKYIPRRVRVEQFGDAKGKSIADFRPRPDKEPLESLDYIGMEADIQKFTQDFKDTFLRGDFNKQ, encoded by the coding sequence ATGGCTTACAATGTACTTTTGTTTGCAGATCCAGGTATAGATGATTCATTTGCAATCATGTATGCTTTACTGAATCCGAAAATCAATTTAGTAGGAATTGTAAGCGGATATGGGAATACGCCAAAAGAACAGTCCATAAGAAATACCGCATATCTATTAAGTTTGGCTGGGAGAGAGGATATCCCAATTATTGCGGGGGCAGCAGGACCATTATCAGGAGAACTCGTCCAATATTATCCAGAAATTCATGGAAAGGAAGGTTTAGGTCCAATTAAACCGCCTGATACGTTACAAAACGTAAAGGTGTTTGATTTTAACAAGATTCTTGAAATTGTCAATCAGTATAAAGGAAATATCGTGATTGTTTCAGTTGGTCGATTAACAGAGTTATCTTTAATGTTTATAATATATGGAGATCATGCATTGAAAGATGTAACGGCTTTTTATATTATGGGCGGAGCATTCTTAGTTCCTGGAAATATTAGCGCAGAAGCGGAAGCGAATTTTTATGTTGACCCAATAGCAGCATACACTGTTATGGAGAAAGCACATAATATTTATTTACATCCATTAAATATTACAAATAAAGCAATTGTTACACCCGAATTGATCAGTCAGCTTGCAGAAAGAAGTCCCACGCCTTTTAAACCATTAATTAAACCTGCTTTTGATTATTATTATAGAGCTTATCAAACGAATGTTCCTGGTATTAAAGGAGCCCCTCTTCACGATGTTGTCCCATTAATGGCGTTGACTGACCCAGAATTAGTAAAATATATCCCTAGGCGTGTTAGAGTAGAGCAATTTGGAGACGCAAAGGGAAAAAGTATTGCAGATTTTCGACCAAGACCTGACAAAGAGCCTCTTGAAAGCTTAGATTATATTGGTATGGAAGCGGATATTCAAAAATTCACCCAGGATTTTAAAGATACCTTTTTACGTGGTGATTTTAATAAACAATGA